The genomic DNA GAGGCCGAAGCGATTGAAACATCCGAATAACCGCCCCTCTCTCTTCCACTTCCACTCTTCTCAAGGCCCCAATGCAATTCACAGCAACAGCCTCATCCTCCTGAACACCTAGATCCTCTTTTGTGAGCTCTCCCAAATTGTTTAACCCGCTGATCACATTAATCTCAAAGGGAACACCCATTAACCTAGCAAATTTCTCCATTCTTTGGCCAATTTCCTTCATCACTGACTTGACTATGCTGGCTGTTACCACGACGGTGAGCTTCAAATGCGGCGTCTCATCGTTTCTTGTGGCCAAAGCTTCTAACAAAGTAGGCCACTGGGTGCAAATGGTATTGCTTATATCAATTATGTGAAGTTTGGTTTCTCCCTCCAAGGCTTCCAATATAGCACCGTTTGAAGCCACATGACCAAAAGTTGTCCAAGGGCTTACCTCTTGGAACTTTAGTATTAACTTCCTGGCTGAATCAAAGGAGTGACTCTTTTCAGCTACTGAGGTTAGGGTTTTGTAGCACCGGACACCTGATTCCGTAGCCTTGCAAAAGAGAgcctgcaaaaaataaaaagccaaTTTCTGCTCACAGTCCCCATAAGGAGAAGCCAACTCGTTCAACATCCAGAGAAGGTGATTAATTTTACTGGAGTCTTTTTCTGAGACTGCCCTTGCACACTCCATGAGAAGCCTTGAAGCCCATTTAGCACCCTCCGGACAAGGCTCGCTGGACCCCCATGAACGGCTTGTTGATGTGTGACTATTCTGGGGCTGCTGATTGGTGCTTTGCATGTCTATAGCTGCTGCTAGACCATTGATCTTGATCTGGTTGGAGTACTGCTGCAGAAAATTTGCTTCCTTATTAGGAGAGAAAAGAGATATGTCCATATCGaccactttaattaattatggaGCGCACAGCTACCTGCTAATTAAGCTCCTTTGGCTCTTTAAGAGAGTATGAACCACCTAATTATTTGCAGAGCTCCCTCGCTATCTCATTTGAGCTCGGAAATTGCCAGGATATGGAAAGCAAATACTATTATATTTGAAGTCCTTTTCATGCTAATTAGTTTATTATTATTGTGGCTTCTATTACAAAAAAGAGTCTCTTTCTTGCTAGTATTTTCCTATAATTTATGTTGGGCCGTATTTGTGGAAGCCGTAGTAATAATGGCAACTACATGGTTAGTTTAGTTTCCTATTTTGACAAACTATACAGGAAGTCTTTAAGGGattctcatttttcaaaaaaaaaataggaacatTCTCTCGACTgttagatttgactttaatgaaattatgtggTTGAAATTCTGTGGcatgtgatttaatctcaaccacataatttcattaaaaccaaatctAACGGTCAAGAAGGTGTCCATAttctttttgaaaaataagGATCCCTTCACTTAAAAGGCctgaactatatatatatatatatatatatatatatatatatatatatatatatgcgcatCGGATGAAGAACAGACAAGTAAATAGAGaacaatagaaagaaaaagaaattaatcataaataatgtttggtacaaaagattttaaatacaatgatatattcATACTAAGGTGCAGAGAATTTGGGCTATAAATTATAAACCAACTATAATAATTTAGTATTGAACTCGTCATCTACAAAATTCGAACTTAAGATCTGTCAGGCTGCCACTTACAAGCAGAGAAGATTATCATTAGATCGTAGTGCTTAACgacatgattaaaaaaaatcgaAATTAAATGCTAATCATCCTATACAAGTCCTTCTGTCCTTGTTAGCTTTCATGATAAGGCTAGAAAATCATTGTGCTGTTGGGATTATCATTTATAAATTAAGCCAGGTTAGACATATACTTCTCTATCAATACCCATCTTTTTgtagaaattaaaactaaaatattcaTTAGGTTGATGTCATCATAAATATACAACAACAATCAATGGCGCCTAAGTTTTGGTAAGGAATAAAACATTTATTCCCACAATTAAATATGTTTAGGATCCTTACTCAAAAGAAACTGGATCAAGCTAAAGGAAAGACAACAAACATCACATTTTCTCCTactaaaacaaacaaagagatgATGATAAATGCTATGGTACATGATGAAATCGACAATATTACTAATTAATGCGGCCGAGTTTCACCATATTTCACCCTAACTTTTTGTCATAACAATCCCAATGGAGCAGCTCATAGATTGACCAAGTTGGCTTTGTATAATATGATCATGAGTCTTTTTGATCCGAAGAGCCTCAGGATTTAATTCAAGGTAATCCTCCTTAAAAATTGtaattcttcttaatttttcaacaaaaaccaCTATCATTTCTCCATAAAAATTTCCCAATATGTAAACATCACTTTTTATGTGAAGTGGTTTTTGGTAGTTTCTATGACGAttaatacttggctactcaaaggataagtaggaactcctactcaaaatcGTTCATTACcaatttatagaacttcgtgtttataatcagaattGTTCGTAATATAAATCACCCTATAAAGATCCActatgcaaaaaatcaattaaaactaaggttgttCAGTaactgtataaaaacaaatgaatggaattggtaaaagcattacaaaCCGTCTATATATTTGCTATAATATATTgattaaacgaccttagttttaattcatcgtttgcagagatgatctttacaatgTGATtgataatatgaacggttttgaTTATATGCACAAAGTTTTGGTTTCTACTCgtctttgagtagccaagtaaTGTTCAAAATATATTAGAGTTTCAATTTAACGTCCATGGTATATGcatgtgtggatgcaaattttttgtaaagattaATTGACGAtaaaacttgcaaaacaaataacaatgtTAGGCTAATTGTCAAACACTCGCGGAGGGGGAGGGTGTTTGTCAAAAGGACTTTGATGCCTAGAAAGGGCTTGAGATAAAATGAATTCAGGGAATGGCCATTACGGATTTCTTTGGTTGACTTGGCCATTTATAGGAGTGATGTATTGAGCTAGTCTAACTAATAGAGCAAACCTCTAGTGGGAGGTTTGTCCTTTTGCAAGTGGCCTGCCCTAGGGAAAACACGCAAGAGGAATCCGGAGAGTCGTTCCCAACCTAAGTCTAATTGGTAGATGTAACAACCCGGCCCCGAAATATGTTTTATTTCGGAAAATAAGTATATTGGTGATAGGCCCGAACTAAACTCTTGTTTAGTTAACATACCATTAATCCCAATTAAACACTTTAATTTCATGAACCCTCACAATaaatttataaccaacatttaatTATCAAGGCATAAAGATAAAACTCAAGTTATTAACGCAAACTCCCTTCTCTTATCACAATCGTTCAACAAAAGATTTACCTCGATTAATTAGCTACCACTTAACgtgtttctttatttatagGCCTTGTTTCCATCCATGGTCCACAATCACAATTTCTATATCAAATGCACTATTTCTTTTCACAATTTGTCACCATCTTCCTTTATAGATCAAATCTCATTCCAATTATTTATTCTCGAAgtatttaatctcacttatttTATGACTGCAtttaacgtctcgttagactgcctacgtgccctaaatagggatcaagccattcatagttcacATTTTCAAAAATGCAAACCGAACCCGAATATATTCATTAATCCAACATATACCACAATCGTATTGATATTTAAACCACAATAGTTAGGTCTCAGAAGCATAATTATAATAACGAAATTCGCATCAAAACACAATGTCGGCTCCCTGGCTGTGCACCGCCGCACCCGCCACCCCAGCTCTCCGGAAaactcaactatttctaaaaattctcaaaaattacagaaatgaagatctcaaggAGTTgagcaaactttatacctgtgACCAAGTCTAATTTGGCCCAGAAAGGCTCTAATTTACCTCGAACCCGTTGGAAACCCTATAAATAGGTGTCCTCGATTCGTCATCTCCGATGTTCCGCCGCTTATAaaattgtttgggctttgttccagaCCTCAAAGGTAGTCTCATGGTGGTGGTAATTGAAACAAATCATTTTAGATTTGGTGGCTTTCGAGCAAGGAGGGTCGCGGCACCCACGGGTGTGTTCTTCCCAAATGCAAGGCcaaatttcatgatttttggGGTGTAATAGGGAGAGGGAAGGTCGTGGAGGGGTTTCCAAGTGGTTGCTTGAAGAAATTCACAGGAAAAAGAGGTGAAAACCTGTCGGAAACATGCATGGGCACCAACCGAGTCAAGTCACCAAGGCCCGGGTCCCGATCCCCAtgtctcttttctctcttttctcctccCTGTTCTATCTCCCCCTTTGGTCACCCTCctttctattcttttcttttaatcacaaccatccatcatttatttttctctttaatcACAGCCACACATGTGGCACAACTCATGGCTCCAGATTTCTGGAGCCTTCTAAAGGgaaataaaattaccaaaatagcCATGATCttaaatgttaataactctttcatTATAACTTCGTTTCACGAACGGTTTACGCTTACGTGTTCGTGAGATCAGActctattcaaaaatataaattgtgacctcaaaaggtctacggattttaaatagttaatttccaAACTTTAAACCTCGTAAgcagtttaatttaaaattgaacacaaacaaattaatataaattcctgaaaaattatataaactCTCAATACCATGAATACGTATATTATAATAATTCCCGGAACAAAACTTTACGATTTTCCCAATTTTATCTTTGGGACCGTACATCGATTAAATTTCGATTTTCTTCACATATTataacaattatgaatataaattcatatatttaaaatttcagGGTATTACAGTAGAGAGGTGTGAAAGAGACTTCATGGGCCAGAAAAGCATCATGATATCTGTAGCAAGCCGAAAAAGCATGGTGGCGATGGGCAGTTGTGCTAGACCTAAGATGATCTGCCTATGATGTCAAGGATAAAATCATCATCTTTTGCTAGTATTCATATCAAATGTCATTAATTTAGGgttgtgttatccacacacccctttttacttctcacacaccccttgttaatttctgtcatttgatcttcttcaattcatatgATCTAACGAccgaaaattttaatttctgtcatttgattttcttcaattcatatgATCTAACGACCGAAAATTAGAAGGCTGTGTGAGAAGTACAAAAGggtatgtggatagcacaccccttaatCTATATCTCCACAATATGTATACTCAATTATCacattattatatatttacCATGATCAACATGTGATATTTGATAAGTACatagtaaaaaatttaaattatcatATGAACTTATGCACTGttatcaatttgttatatgaacTAAAATTTGAAGCGATTTTTCATATGAACTTTCTGAAATCATTGGTTTGCCATATAAACATTTCAACTCTCCACTTCCCTTCTAAAATGTCTTCAACGAAACAAAATCTAGGTTTCTACAAACTGAAAATGATTATGCAAtggaataatattttttattctaaaacaaaaacaaagatgaAGTAATAATGAGTTTTCAGTTTGTAGAAACCTAGATTTTTATTCCAGAATATGTGATATAAGTGATATAGGTGCTATAGtaatgagtttgaattgaagaatatgtGATACAGtaatgaatttgtttttttcttttatttgaacAAAGATATAGTAATGAGTTTGAGTTCTAGTATACCACACATCATTACTCTagaatatgtgattttttttattccagattatGTGATATAGTTTTCAGAATAAAAAAtgtattatgttttttattacaTCTCTAGAATAAAAACTATACTTCCAGAATATGTGATATATGGTTTGAGGACTGTATTGTTAAGAGAAACTCATtacttcatttttgttttagagGAAACTATACTTCCATAATATGTGATATGTGTTTTGAA from Pyrus communis chromosome 17, drPyrComm1.1, whole genome shotgun sequence includes the following:
- the LOC137721810 gene encoding protein SHORT-ROOT-like, translating into MDISLFSPNKEANFLQQYSNQIKINGLAAAIDMQSTNQQPQNSHTSTSRSWGSSEPCPEGAKWASRLLMECARAVSEKDSSKINHLLWMLNELASPYGDCEQKLAFYFLQALFCKATESGVRCYKTLTSVAEKSHSFDSARKLILKFQEVSPWTTFGHVASNGAILEALEGETKLHIIDISNTICTQWPTLLEALATRNDETPHLKLTVVVTASIVKSVMKEIGQRMEKFARLMGVPFEINVISGLNNLGELTKEDLGVQEDEAVAVNCIGALRRVEVEERGAVIRMFQSLRPRVVTVVEEEADLFSSSVNHDFVKCFEECLRFYTLYFDMLEESFVPTSNERLMLERECSRSIVRVLGCDHHDHDDDKNGGECERRERGSQWSDRLKVAFSPVGFSDDVVDDVKALLKRYRAGWALVLPPPQGGGEGGGDHIDQTGIYLTWKEEPVVWASIWKPSAG